In the Hordeum vulgare subsp. vulgare chromosome 7H, MorexV3_pseudomolecules_assembly, whole genome shotgun sequence genome, one interval contains:
- the LOC123410563 gene encoding PHD finger protein rhinoceros-like isoform X1 produces MASLVPGVLLKLLQHMNSDVKVAGEHRSSLLQVVSIVPALAGSDLFTNQGFYLKVSDSSHATYVSLPEDQHDLILSDTIQLGQFIHVDRLEAATPVPILRGVRPVPGRHACVGTPEDLFMTSSSKFLGEKKAPPPANGSKDAGGLSLEKEQSKLEKLNASVKNNGTESKKPQLTKSNSSLSKQALASLFDKKEVVSSKVKSNNPRSTPSSPTSVHSLPASFERFSNDMKQRTKVKGADKSSPSKLSLLEKAASVLKVTTAGRKSSAGNSLSNTLLSLESGPKALRRSWEGKADANIKGNSDSKGAKADKKPDIRSTSTPRRRPPPPADEKPSHKDDTKIQTPPRKSTASAPSDDSDRPVNKHLSPIRRTSGVLSNTNITNLVKIAANSKKLTDASTSWTALPPSLAKLGKELLKYRDAAQMAAVEAMQEASAAESLLRCLSSYAEVSSTAEEQNPQLAVEQFLALHSAMSRATVVADSLAKSAAATSTATSPDRSAASEAASIDEESLAVAAERRRRAASWVGAGLATDLSAFSLYNLRPAPANTSSPLAVVLVDESVKPAATTKASPPAKSRLSPAKGKGRPAHVVAAAAAAATATPPPEWERGGGTEERGELARRLGEEARRWFLEFVERFLDADVAAAAPWDRDRAARMLPQLKRVNDWLSEIGKPSPVEPPPPPPDADGEEAAAAAPATASNGVPEQTIERLRKKIYEYLLTNVDSAAAVLGETSPAANGRKG; encoded by the exons ATATTGAGTGACACAATTCAGCTGGGCCAGTTCATCCATGTAGACCGTCTTGAGGCCGCCACCCCGGTGCCTATCTTGAGGGGAGTCAGGCCGGTTCCAGGCCGACATGCGTGCGTCGGCACTCCCGAAGACCTTTTCATGACTAGTTCCTCCAAGTTTCTTGGCGAGAAAAAGGCACCACCACCAGCCAATGGTTCCAAGGATGCAGGGGGCTTGTCACTGGAGAAAGAGCAGAGCAAGTTAGAGAAACTAAATGCTTCTGTGAAGAACAACGGGACAGAAAGCAAGAAACCGCAGCTGACCAAGTCGAATTCTTCGCTCTCCAAACAAGCGCTGGCCAGCCTTTTCGACAAGAAGGAAGTGGTTAGTTCAAAGGTGAAGTCAAACAATCCTAGGTCGACGCCTTCATCCCCTACCAGTGTACATTCTCTACCTGCATCGTTTGAAAGATTCTCAAATGATATGAAGCAGAGAACAAAAGTGAAAGGAGCAGACAAGTCATCACCATCTAAGTTATCCTTGTTGGAAAAAGCAGCTTCTGTGTTGAAGGTTACTACAGCTGGGAGGAAGTCCTCTGCAGGCAACTCCCTAAGTAACACTCTGTTAAGTCTTGAATCGGGACCAAAGGCGTTGAGAAGAAGCTGGGAAGGGAAGGCAGATGCAAACATCAAGGGCAATTCAGATTCAAAGGGAGCCAAAGCTGACAAGAAGCCTGATATTAGAAGCACATCG ACTCCTAGACGAAGGCCGCCACCACCAGCAGATGAGAAGCCCTCACACAAGGATGATACTAAGATTCAGACTCCTCCAAGGAAGAGCACAGCAAGTGCTCCGTCAGATGATTCTGACCGACCGGTGAATAAGCATCTTTCTCCTATAAGAAGGACATCTGGGGTTTTAAGCAACACCAATATTACAAATTTAGTGAAGATTGCTGCAAATAGCAAAAAGTTGACGGACGCAAGCACTTCATGGACGGCACTTCCTCCATCACTTGCTAAATTAGGAAAG GAGCTTCTCAAATACAGGGATGCTGCACAAATGGCTGCGGTTGAAGCCATGCAAGAAGCTTCTGCTGCAGAGAGCTTACTTCGATGTTTAAG CTCGTACGCCGAGGTGAGCTCGACGGCGGAGGAGCAGAACCCGCAGCTAGCCGTGGAGCAGTTCCTCGCTCTGCACTCAGCCATGTCGCGTGCCACCGTCGTCGCTGACTCGCTTGCCAAATCTGCTGCAGCGACCTCTACAGCGACTTCACCGGACCGATCAGCAGCGAGCGAAGCCGCGAGCATCGACGAGGAATCCCTTGCCGTTGCAGCggagcgccgccgccgcgcagCATCCTGGGTCGGCGCCGGTCTCGCCACTGACCTCTCCGCCTTCTCCCTCTACAACCTCAGGCCGGCCCCCGCCAATACGTCCTCTCCGCTTGCCGTCGTGCTCGTCGACGAGTCGGTGAAGCCGGCTGCGACAACGAAGGCATCGCCACCAGCGAAGTCGCGGCTGTCGCCCGCGAAGGGGAAGGGGAGGCCGGCCCatgtcgtggcggcggcggcggcggcggcaacggCTACCCCTCCGCCGGAGTGGGAGAGGGGAGGCGGCACGGAGGAGAGGGGCGAGCTCGCGAGGCGGCTCGGTGAGGAGGCAAGGCGGTGGTTCCTGGAGTTCGTAGAGCGGTTCCTCGACGCCGACGTGGCGGCAGCTGCGCCATGGGACCGCGACCGTGCAGCCAGGATGCTTCCGCAGCTGAAGCGCGTCAACGACTGGCTCAGCGAGATCGGGAAGCCGTCCCCGGTGGAACCGCCGCCTCCGCCCCCCGACGCGGACGGCGAGGAGGCCGCCGCCGCGGCGCCCGCCACTGCATCCAATGGCGTGCCCGAGCAGACGATAGAACGGCTGAGGAAGAAGATCTACGAGTACCTCCTCACCAACGTCGACTCGGCCGCCGCCGTGCTCGGTGAGACGTCGCCGGCGGCAAACGGGAGGAAGGGGTGA